Within the Chryseobacterium geocarposphaerae genome, the region TATTCCTGTTTCAGGTCATTGGCTTCAGAGAAGATATCTTTTACAATTTTCTTAGCCTGGTTATCTGCCCAAGAGTTTGCAGAATCAATCTCAGCTTTTGTATAAGGTACATCAAATGTTCCTTTCATAAGCTGCATTTTAGCTACCATTTTAGATCTGTCTAAATCTGTAGCAATTAACCAAGGGTAACGAGGCATGATAGAACCTGCAGACGTAGATCTTGGATTATACATATGCTTATAGTGCCAAGAACTTGGGTTTTTACCTCCTTCTCTATGTAAATCCGGTCCTGTTCTTTTCGATCCCCAAAGGAATGGTCTGTCATATACAAACTCTCCGGCTTTTGAGTATTGTCCGTTTTTACCGTTGAATCTTACGATCTCATCTCTGAATGGTCTTACCATCTGTGAGTGACAGGCGTTACATCCTTCTCGGATATAAATATCTCTACCTTCTAATTCTAGCGGAGAATAAGGTTTCACGGCAGAAATGGTAGGTACACTTTTCTTAAGAGATAGAGTAGGAATAATTTCCACTGAACTACCAATTGAGATCGTGATGAAAGATAGAATACCCAATAATACTGGTGTTCTTTCTAACCAAAGGTGAGTTCCTTCTCCTTCTTTTCTGTTTTTGCTGATGTTTGCCAAAGCTGGTGCCTCTGCAGGAACTTCTTTCTGGAATGATCCTTTTCTTACAGTAGCAACAACGTTTATAATCATTAGGATAGCTCCTGAAATATAGAATGCTCCTCCTAAGAATCTCATTTTAAAGTAAGGAATAATTGCAGTTACGGTATCCAGCCAGTTTTTCCACAATAATGTTCCGTCCGGGTTGAATTGTTTCCACATTAACCCTTGAGTAAATCCTGAAATATACATTGGTACTGCATAGAAAATAATTCCTAAAGTTCCTAACCAGAAATGCCAGTTAGCTAATTTTACAGACCAAATTTTTGTTCTCCACATGATTGGAACCAGGTAGTAGATAACCCCGAATGCCATGAAACCATTCCATCCAAGAGCTCCCAAGTGTACGTGACCAATAACCCAGTCTGTGAAGTGACCAATTTTATTAATATTTTTAGTTGCCAAAAGCGGACCTTCGAACGTTGCCATACCATAACACGTAACAGCTACAACGAAGAATTTTAGAATAGGATTTTCTCTTACTTTATCCCAAGCTCCTCTTAAGGTAAGAAGACCATTTAACATACCTCCCCAAGATGGTGCAATTAGCATAATCGAGAAACCTGTTCCCACTGCCTGAGCCCAAGCCGGAAGTGCAGTATATTGAAGGTGGTGAGGACCAGCCCAAATGTATACGAAAATTAATGACCAGAAGTGAATAATAGACAATTTATAAGAAAAAACAGGTCTATCTGCAGCTTTTGGTAAGAAATAATACATCAAACCTAAAACCGGAGTCGTTAATACGAATGCTACTGCATTATGACCATACCACCATTGTACGATAGCATCTTTTACCCCTGCATATGCTGAATATGATTTCCATCCTGTGAAAGATAAAGGAACTTCTAGGTTATTGAAGATGTGAAGCATGGCTACTGCAATCCAAGTACCGATGTAGAACCAAATCGCTACATACAGGTGTCTTACTCTTCTTTTTGCAATAGTTAAGAACATATTGGCTCCGAAAATAATCCAAGAGAATGCAATTAAGATATCGATTGGCCATTCGTGTTCTGCATACTCTTTAGAGGTGTTGATCCCCATAAAGAAAGTAACGAACGTAGCAACAATCATAAACTGCCAAGTCCAGAAATGTAACCAAGATAATGTATCACTGTACATTCTTGTTTTTAATAATCTCTGTA harbors:
- the ccoN gene encoding cytochrome-c oxidase, cbb3-type subunit I, translating into METQKFSYDNSIVRAFLYATIVFGLIGFTFGLTAALMLFYPELPEFLFGTDDTTIKSLASGNIQGLINTHGAFGFGRIRMLHTNTVIFAFVCNIVYTGIYYSLQRLLKTRMYSDTLSWLHFWTWQFMIVATFVTFFMGINTSKEYAEHEWPIDILIAFSWIIFGANMFLTIAKRRVRHLYVAIWFYIGTWIAVAMLHIFNNLEVPLSFTGWKSYSAYAGVKDAIVQWWYGHNAVAFVLTTPVLGLMYYFLPKAADRPVFSYKLSIIHFWSLIFVYIWAGPHHLQYTALPAWAQAVGTGFSIMLIAPSWGGMLNGLLTLRGAWDKVRENPILKFFVVAVTCYGMATFEGPLLATKNINKIGHFTDWVIGHVHLGALGWNGFMAFGVIYYLVPIMWRTKIWSVKLANWHFWLGTLGIIFYAVPMYISGFTQGLMWKQFNPDGTLLWKNWLDTVTAIIPYFKMRFLGGAFYISGAILMIINVVATVRKGSFQKEVPAEAPALANISKNRKEGEGTHLWLERTPVLLGILSFITISIGSSVEIIPTLSLKKSVPTISAVKPYSPLELEGRDIYIREGCNACHSQMVRPFRDEIVRFNGKNGQYSKAGEFVYDRPFLWGSKRTGPDLHREGGKNPSSWHYKHMYNPRSTSAGSIMPRYPWLIATDLDRSKMVAKMQLMKGTFDVPYTKAEIDSANSWADNQAKKIVKDIFSEANDLKQEYAKRPDVKLEKKEVVALISYLQRLGTDIKTTEIKTASNN